One stretch of Podospora pseudoanserina strain CBS 124.78 chromosome 4, whole genome shotgun sequence DNA includes these proteins:
- a CDS encoding hypothetical protein (COG:I; COG:Q; EggNog:ENOG503NYEP) — translation MALLAAINDAGLGTRHAALAIAFLLGSIIAHYLFRGYQVRKTFKDIEKQGIPIMQHSWILGHLEIVGRLLKDLPSDAHGNYLPILILENWRELFPQCENRPPVLYLDMWPFAQPFLLPLLLPIAVQFTQDHSLPKAHEQNKILQPLTKNKDLSTMDGNEWKVWRKRLNVGFSIQNITNRIPDMLDEVEKFYDKLEAKAGRNGEWGPVFQMELQTTKLAMDMIFRFFFGKQVHARLAHVQPALEDAVMDTIRRFVFFHHIGNFLVEHSPWRKFKLWQNYRTLMAGLGPVLQQRLGELTADDKPRAKVADTVVDALIQGVMEDRDAGLVNTSDRDFLELAVGQVGMFIFAGHDTTASAICWVLHLLSKHPEVLEKVRAEHDAVLGPDPNAAASVLRAKPELINALTYTNAVMKEAMRVHTNVGTMRRGEPGFYLTGPAGSGYDGVKFPCGEGWVVWDNTFALHRDPEQWPRVHEFIPERFLITDENDPMHPPKNGWRFFELGPRNCIGQHLAMVEIKMALVLVLRRLDVEAAWDEWDAKRALKGKKTPMIWGDRCYHAGGESPPHVKDHMPVHIRLRQ, via the exons atggcgttGTTGGCAGCAATCAACGACGCGGGCCTCGGCACCCGCCATGCCGCGCTCGCCATTGCCTTCTTGCTGGGATCGATTATCGCTCACTATCTCTTCCGAGGCTATCAGGTAAGAAAGACATTCAAGGATATCGAAAAGCAAGGTATA CCAATTATGCAACATTCATGGATACTTGGCCATCTCGAAATCGTTGGCAGACTCCTCAAGGACCTGCCCTCGGACGCCCACGGCAATTACCTCCCGATTCTTATACTCGAAAACTGGCGCGAACTCTTCCCTCAATGCGAGAACCGACCACCGGTCCTCTACCTCGACATGTGGCCCTTTGCCCAGCCATTCTTGTTGCCCCTCCTGCTACCCATCGCGGTCCAATTCACTCAAgaccactccctccccaaggCTCACGAGCAAAACAAGATCCTACAACCCCTGACAAAGAACAAGGACCTCTCAACCATGGACGGAAACGAGTGGAAAGTCTGGCGGAAGAGGCTGAATGTAGGGTTCTCGATCCAGAACATCACGAACCGCATCCCCGACATGCTGGACGAAGTGGAGAAGTTTTACGACAAGCTCGAAGCCAAAGCTGGGAGAAATGGCGAGTGGGGCCCGGTCTTCCAGATGGAGTTGCAGACGACGAAGCTGGCGATGGATATGATCTttcgcttcttcttcggcaagCAAGTCCATGCCAGACTGGCCCATGTCCAGCCAGCCCTCGAAGATGCCGTCATGGACACGATTCGGAGATTTGTCTTTTTTCACCACATCGGCAACTTTCTGGTCGAACACAGCCCTTGGAGGAAGTTCAAGTTGTGGCAGAATTACCGGACTTTGATGGCAGGATTGGGCCCCGTCCTGCAACAGCGGCTGGGCGAGTTGACCGCCGACGATAAGCCCCGAGCCAAGGTTGCCGACACCGTCGTGGACGCCCTGATACAAGGAGTCATGGAAGATCGCGACGCAGGGTTGGTCAACACATCGGACCGGGATTTCTTGGAATTGGCAGTTGGGCAAGTGGGCATGTTCATCTTTGCTGGACACGACACGACTGCGAGCGCTATTTGCTGGGTTCTCCACTTGCTATCGAAACATCCCGAGGTCTTGGAAAAGGTCAGGGCTGAGCACGACGCGGTTCTTGGGCCCGACCCGAATGCTGCCGCCAGTGTGCTGCGCGCGAAGCCAGAGTTGATCAACGCGCTCACTTACACCAACGCTGTCATGAAAGAGGCCATGAGAGTACATACCAACGTCGGCACCATGCGGAGGGGCGAGCCCGGTTTCTATCTCACAGGGCCAGCCGGGAGCGGATATGATGGGGTGAAATTCCCTTGCGGGGAAGGGTGGGTGGTATGGGACAACACCTTTGCGCTGCACAGAGACCCGGAGCAGTGGCCAAGGGTACATGAGTTCATACCAGAGAGATTTCTGATCACGGACGAGAACGATCCTATGCACCCACCAAAGAACGGCTGGAGGTTCTTCGAGCTCGGGCCGAGGAACTGCATCGGGCAGCATctggcgatggtggagatcaagatggcgctggtgctggtgttgcgGAGGTTGGATGTGGAGGCTGCTTGGGATGAGTGGGATGCTAAGAG GGCCCTCAAGGGAAAGAAGACGCCCATGATATGGGGTGACAGGTGTTATCATGCTGGGGGGGAGTCGCCGCCTCACGTCAAGGACCACATGCCGGTTCACATTCGATTGAGGCAGTAG